Proteins encoded by one window of Nasonia vitripennis strain AsymCx chromosome 5, Nvit_psr_1.1, whole genome shotgun sequence:
- the LOC100122827 gene encoding protein transport protein Sec24A — MSRNDGLLTNESLHLGENRAAYPQDNVGPRHLNSAGSVPSSGGPTLNSTGHAVNSGGSPFNSGRPPLSNAGPVPPSHSSGLGPNNAATLLSSGRPQLGTGGSSINSTSPHISGGPPISNTGSPLNIGGPQMSSAGSPILTSGPQIGSAGPLQNSGRSPVPPLTSYRPPMTAGGPSVGSSGAPLTTSGPPANSAVPPINIGVPPINSGGPPISNTGPPISNAGQPLNSGRPLMNSGLPPVSNAGPPSNSTRPLLNTGGPPISNAGPLPNSTRPLLNAGVPPISNAGTMSNNTRPPLNISGPPISTAGQPFNSSRPPINSGMPPTSNAGLPLNSGRPPLNSGISPTINAGPLINSGMPPTSNTGLPLNSGRPPMNSGIPPTSNAGPLLNSGRPPLNSGMPPMNSGIPPMSNAGPLLNSGRPPLTSTGPPLSNSGPQLTGGSPLSSGPPLNKLDPMQPLSQQFQNVNLSGTAPPMGVQPGSMPLTNPQACSTTNRPLDMRHPNYTNAVPYNNQMNQNFNITKAGFNKIWGMDSVDLLQCRNILPPEKVAPPRIKLHQDLLDRVNCSPEIFRCTLTKIPDSNALLQKARLPLGILIHPFKDLNHLPVIQCSTIVRCRSCRTYINPFVYFVDSKRWKCNLCYKVNELPEEFQFDPATKSYGDPSRRPEIRTSTIEFIAPSEYMLRPPQPAVYLFIFDVSRLAVESGYLALVCNIVAEEMSRLPGDGRTQVGFLAVNSAIHFFSMQENVSRPHQMTMLDVDDVFLPCPENLIVNLKEREELIKDLLSQLPYMFKDSYDTNCALGAALQAAFKLMSPTGGRVTVFQLCLPNIGPGALQSREDPNTRAGKDVPYLNPATDFYKRLALDCSGQQIAVDLFLLNCQYSDLATLSGICKFSGGCIYYLPLFQASKLQHVEALEKMLRRYLTRKIGFEAVMRIRCTRGLSIHTFHGNFFVRSTDLLSLPNINPDAGFGMQVTIEENLSDMQNICFQAALLYTSSKGERRIRVHTLCLPISTNLSDIIYSADQQCIIGLLSKMAVDRSSQSSLSDAREALINAAVDALSAFKLLQSYPASGLQAPQNLKLLPMYIIALLKCKALRFGLSTRLDDRVYAMCQLKTLPLVQLIQMIYPDMYAVHDLVMKPINEIDGQLNPQPERLHLSAEKLDSRGAFLLDHGDQMLLYVGKNIHASFCYNVLGVSSFAAIPEEMYGLPELATAESERLRTFVATLQDEKPYYATFQVIRDDSHFRTQFTERLIEDRFENALSYYEFIQHMKTQIK; from the coding sequence ATGAGTCGAAACGACGGATTGTTGACAAATGAGTCATTGCATCTTGGTGAAAATCGCGCAGCTTATCCTCAGGACAATGTAGGACCTAGGCATTTAAACAGTGCTGGGTCTGTGCCAAGCAGTGGCGGACCCACGTTAAACAGCACTGGCCACGCAGTGAACAGTGGTGGATCTCCATTCAATAGTGGCAGACCTCCGTTGAGCAATGCTGGACCCGTACCTCCCTCACACAGCAGCGGACTTGGACCAAACAATGCTGCAACGCTATTGAGCAGTGGTAGGCCACAATTAGGTACAGGTGGTTCTTCTATAAATAGTACTAGTCCACACATAAGTGGGGGACCTCCAATAAGCAACACTGGATCCCCATTGAACATCGGAGGACCTCAAATGAGTAGTGCTGGCTCGCCGATTCTAACTAGTGGTCCCCAGATTGGTAGTGCAGGGCCCCTGCAAAACAGTGGAAGGTCTCCAGTTCCACCATTAACCAGTTACAGGCCACCTATGACTGCTGGTGGACCCTCAGTAGGCAGCAGTGGAGCTCCATTGACTACAAGTGGACCTCCAGCGAACAGTGCTGTTCCCCCAATAAACATTGGGGTACCTCCAATAAATAGTGGTGGGCCTCCTATAAGTAACACTGGGCCACCTATATCTAATGCTGGGCAACCATTGAACAGTGGCAGGCCTCTTATGAACAGTGGTCTACCTCCAGTGAGTAATGCTGGGCCTCCATCAAACAGCACTAGACCACTTTTGAACACTGGTGGACCTCCAATATCTAACGCTGGACCGCTGCCAAACAGCACTAGACCACTTTTAAATGCTGGTGTTCCTCCGATAAGTAATGCTGGAACTATGTCAAATAATACCAGGCCGCCCTTGAATATCAGTGGACCGCCAATAAGCACTGCTGGACAACCGTTTAACAGCAGTAGACCTCCTATAAACAGTGGTATGCCTCCAACAAGTAATGCTGGGCTACCGTTGAACAGTGGACGGCCTCCTTTGAACAGTGGTATTTCTCCAACAATTAATGCAGGACCTCTTATAAACAGTGGTATGCCTCCAACAAGTAACACTGGACTACCATTGAACAGTGGACGGCCTCCTATGAACAGTGGTATACCTCCAACAAGTAATGCAGGACCTCTTTTGAACAGTGGACGGCCTCCATTGAATAGTGGTATGCCTCCAATGAATAGTGGTATACCCCCAATGAGTAATGCTGGGCCTCTGTTAAATAGTGGTAGACCTCCATTGACCAGCACTGGTCCTCCATTAAGCAATAGTGGACCTCAGCTGACTGGTGGTTCACCTTTAAGCAGTGGTCCGcctttaaataaattagatCCAATGCAACCACTATCTCAACAATTTCAAAATGTTAACCTTTCTGGTACAGCACCTCCCATGGGAGTTCAACCTGGTTCTATGCCACTCACAAATCCGCAAGCCTGCTCTACAACAAATCGTCCATTAGATATGAGGCATCCAAATTATACAAATGCAGTTCCGTACAATAACCAGatgaatcaaaattttaatattacaaaggCTGGCTTCAACAAAATATGGGGCATGGATTCGGTTGACCTGTTACAGTGTAGAAACATCCTGCCACCAGAAAAAGTTGCACCACCAAGGATAAAATTGCATCAAGATCTGTTAGATCGTGTTAATTGCAGTCCAGAAATTTTCCGATGTACATTAACAAAAATACCAGATTCGAATGCACTACTGCAGAAAGCACGCTTACCATTGGGCATTCTCATACATCCTTTTAAAGATTTAAATCATCTACCTGTTATACAATGTAGCACAATTGTTCGTTGTAGATCATGCAGGACTTACATAAATCCTTTTGTCTACTTTGTTGACTCTAAAAGATGGAAATGTAACTTATGTTACAAAGTTAATGAACTTCCTGAAGAATTTCAATTCGATCCAGCAACAAAATCTTACGGAGATCCATCTCGAAGACCAGAAATAAGGACAAGCACTATCGAGTTTATTGCACCTAGTGAGTATATGCTGCGACCTCCCCAACCAGCAGTATATCTGTTCATATTCGATGTATCAAGACTAGCAGTTGAGAGTGGTTATTTGGCCCTTGTGTGCAATATTGTTGCGGAGGAAATGTCTAGACTACCAGGAGATGGAAGAACACAAGTTGGGTTTTTAGCAGTCAATTCAGCAATTCACTTTTTCAGTATGCAAGAAAACGTATCCCGGCCACACCAAATGACAATGCTGGATGTAGATGACGTCTTCTTGCCATGTCCTGAAAATTTAATAGTTAATTTGAAGGAACGGGAGGAGCTTATCAAGGATTTGTTAAGTCAGCTGCCATATATGTTTAAAGATAGTTACGACACTAATTGTGCTTTAGGAGCTGCACTTCAAGCTGCATTTAAGCTTATGTCTCCAACTGGTGGAAGGGTAACTGTATTCCAGTTGTGTTTACCAAATATAGGTCCAGGTGCACTTCAATCTCGAGAAGATCCAAACACTAGGGCAGGAAAAGATGTTCCATACTTGAATCCTGCTACGGACTTCTACAAACGTTTAGCTCTAGACTGCAGTGGTCAACAGATAGCGGTTGACCTATTTCTACTAAATTGTCAGTATAGTGATTTAGCCACGTTATCTGGTATCTGTAAATTTTCAGGAGGATGTATCTACTACTTGCCTCTATTCCAAGCCTCGAAATTGCAACACGTAGAGGctttagaaaaaatgttgcGACGTTATCTTACGAGAAAAATCGGATTTGAAGCAGTCATGAGAATACGATGTACTCGTGGACTCAGCATCCATACTTTCCATGGTAACTTTTTCGTTCGATCGACTGATCTGCTGAGTTTACCAAACATCAACCCGGATGCTGGATTTGGAATGCAAGTAACCATTGAAGAAAATTTATCAGATATGCAAAATATCTGTTTTCAAGCTGCCTTGTTGTACACATCTAGTAAAGGAGAGAGGAGAATCAGAGTTCACACGTTATGCCTTCCTATCAGCACAAACTTGTCGGACATAATATATTCAGCAGACCAGCAGTGCATAATAGGACTGCTATCAAAAATGGCAGTCGACAGATCATCGCAATCATCGTTATCAGACGCCAGGGAAGCTCTTATAAACGCGGCCGTCGATGCTCTATCCGCGTTCAAACTTTTGCAATCGTATCCAGCCAGTGGACTGCAAGCTCCGCAGAATCTGAAGCTATTGCCCATGTACATAATTGCTCTGCTAAAGTGTAAGGCACTCAGATTTGGATTAAGTACACGACTGGACGATCGCGTCTACGCCATGTGCCAGTTGAAGACTTTGCCATTGGTACAGCTAATTCAGATGATTTATCCCGATATGTACGCAGTACATGACCTCGTAATGAAACCAATCAATGAAATTGATGGTCAGCTGAATCCACAGCCTGAAAGGCTGCATCTTTCAGCTGAAAAATTAGACTCAAGGGGAGCATTTCTATTGGACCATGGAGATCAGATGCTTCTCTATGTTGGGAAAAATATTCACGCATCATTTTGTTATAACGTGCTTGGAGTTTCGAGCTTTGCAGCTATTCCAGAAGAAATGTACGGACTGCCAGAATTAGCGACTGCAGAATCAGAAAGACTTAGGACTTTTGTTGCTACCCTTCAGGACGAGAAGCCGTATTATGCAACTTTCCAAGTCATCAGGGATGATAGCCACTTTAGGACCCAATTTACGGAGCGTTTGATCGAAGACAGATTTGAAAATGCATTGAGTTACTACGAATTCATTCAGCATATGAAAACTCAAATAAAATAA
- the LOC100122840 gene encoding GPALPP motifs-containing protein 1, with the protein MDSDSESQDSDDGRRFRFETTRKDATSLPKRKISPQRSRHTEQRRSRSRDRSSRDDRSRHSKDDHSRRNRSPNDRDTNNRHSTKDRSSKDSKNSSRDSSSRRQPHEKDSRSHRTKDSSRGYDSKESRDSKDRDSKHKSKAREKHKKHSRDRSRERSSQIEEAPKKEDKVLDSISVETEEIRPRTMKRQRTGDSEKVNLKSVQEKPTELASSNPVALSDIGVSRTSATVDAAPARKKPKSFFDRIVNKGDNGEDSSLYGPSLPPSLEKKMLNAREAEVETLKYVERAETPRKPEVDDSAGVIGPALPPGLKPASPVQKDESSSSERDEKDVDRNEMEVEEEEDDDDDAFGPALPPHLANRREIVGPVLPKDFVPSDTRETIQSSKSDEEKQIDEDDDDDDVVGPLPPDHPAARGSYVQMQLEHRARQVKEKFRNKTSPEKNKREEWMTELPPAHAVALGLGSIPRKFKTSEGPDLSDRSMWTDTPADRLRKEKEKEENRFVPSDESRKKSKKSKDKDAVETNVEEEKQESLLDMHLKNLKKKKKKLEKEAKELGLSTRRPFDRDIDLQANRLDEARKKKIFQKASRLNDRFTAGKI; encoded by the exons ATGGATTCGGACTCAGAAAGCCAGGATAGCGACGACGGACGACGCTTCCGATTTGAGACCACACGAAAGGATGCGACATCTCTACCCAAGAGAAAAATTTCGCCACAACGAAGCAGACACACCGAACAACGTCGGTCCCGTTCCAGGGACAGGAGTTCCAGAGACGACAGGTCGAGGCACTCCAAGGACGACCACTCGCGCAGGAACCGATCACCCAACGACAGGGACACGAACAACAGACACTCGACGAAGGACCGGAGCTCGAAGGATTCAAAGAACAGCAGCAGGGATTCGAGCTCTCGAAGGCAGCCGCACGAGAAAGACTCTCGCAGTCACCGTACGAAAGACTCCTCCAGAGGCTACGACTCCAAGGAGTCGAGGGACAGCAAAGACCGCGACAGCAAGCACAAGAGCAAAGCTCGCGAGAAGCACAAAAAGCACTCACGCGACAGGAGTCGCGAGAGGAGCAGTCAAATCGAGGAGGCTCCAAAAAAGGAGGACAAGGTATTGGACTCCATTTCCGTGGAGACGGAGGAGATCAGACCAAGAACCATGAAAAGGCAGCGTACGGGGGACAGCGAGAAGGTAAATCTTAAAAGTGTGCAGGAGAAGCCGACTGAGTTGGCTAGTAGTAATCCTGTAGCCCTTTCAGATATCGGTGTGAGCCGGACGTCCGCTACGGTAGACGCTGCTCCAGCTCGCAAAAAGCCTAAGTCGTTTTTCGACAGAATTGTAAATAAAGGTGACAACGGCGAGGATAGCTCGCTTTACGGGCCCTCGTTGCCGCCGAGtctggagaaaaaaatgttgaacgCCAGGGAGGCGGAAGTAGAGACTTTAAAATATGTTGAGAGAGCCGAGACTCCTCGAAAGCCAGAGGTTGACGATAGTGCGGGTGTAATTGGACCGGCTCTTCCTCCGGGTTTGAAACCCGCGTCTCCAGTGCAAAAAGACGAAAGTAGTTCTAGTGAACGCGATGAAAAAGACGTTGATCGTAATGAAATGGAAGtggaagaggaagaggatgACGACGATGACGCGTTCGGTCCAGCCCTACCTCCACACTTGGCAAACAGGCGTGAAATCGTTGGTCCCGTGCTGCCTAAAGATTTTGTTCCTAGTGATACGCGCGAGACAATACAAAGCTCAAAGTCCGATGAAGAGAAACAAATCGACGAAgatgacgatgacgatgacgTTGTGGGTCCTTTACCTCCTGATCATCCTGCTGCAAGAGGTAGCTACGTACAAATGCAACTCGAGCACAGAGCGCGACAAGTCAAGGAGAAATTTAGGAACAAA ACTAGtccagaaaaaaataaacgtgAGGAATGGATGACCGAACTGCCGCCAGCTCACGCTGTGGCCTTGGGCTTGGGCTCGATACCTCGTAAATTTAAGACTAGCGAAGGTCCTGACCTGTCCGACCGATCAATGTGGACGGATACACCGGCGGACAGACTTCGAAAGGAAAAGGAAAAG gAAGAGAACCGATTTGTTCCATCTGATGAGTCACGTAAGAAGTCGAAGAAATCGAAAGACAAAGATGCTGTAGAAACGAACGTTGAAGAGGAAAAACAAGAATCTTTATTGGATATGCATCTGAAGAAcctgaagaaaaagaagaag aAACTGGAGAAAGAAGCAAAGGAATTGGGATTGTCGACTCGAAGACCTTTTGATCGGGATATCGATTTACAAGCGAATCGTCTGGACGAAGCaaggaaaaagaagatttttcaaaaagccagTCGTCTTAACGATAGATTCACGGCAGGGAAAATCTAA
- the LOC103315890 gene encoding phosphatidate cytidylyltransferase, mitochondrial: MTFGEDKDKVTNIVVPQLNGFRELYAPILKHFDQYIDIPKTGDSKETCNQDVSPETRIHHLNHLPRTPQVKLVRTWSQGPRSKDTEDCLRAIAYDPDSSEILDQCLREIVWKSSISQSLKGILTAGVGKAVKYSAAKIVKMVKSNERKKLTSSSTVQQKLEKSEPVNRPEIRTENEVKAPEKRIEP, translated from the coding sequence ATGACTTTTGGAGAGGACAAAGATAAAGTGACCAATATTGTTGTACCGCAGTTAAATGGCTTCAGAGAACTCTATGCTCCGATATTGAAACATTTTGATCAGTACATAGACATCCCAAAGACTGGAGACAGCAAAGAAACTTGTAATCAGGATGTTAGTCCAGAGACAAGGATACATCACTTAAACCATTTGCCAAGAACTCCACAAGTCAAGTTGGTTAGGACTTGGTCACAGGGTCCAAGATCAAAGGACACCGAAGATTGCTTGAGAGCCATTGCGTACGATCCAGATTCTAGTGAAATTTTAGATCAGTGCTTGAGAGAAATAGTATGGAAATCTAGCATATCACAGAGTTTAAAGGGAATTCTTACTGCTGGCGTAGGAAAAGCTGTAAAATACAGTGCAGctaaaatagtaaaaatggTGAAATCCAATGAGCGCAAGAAATTAACTTCCTCGTCTACAGTgcaacaaaaattagaaaaaagcGAACCAGTGAATAGACCAGAAATAAGAACTGAAAATGAAGTCAAAGCTCCAGAAAAGAGAATTGAACCATAG